The following DNA comes from Dermacentor andersoni chromosome 2, qqDerAnde1_hic_scaffold, whole genome shotgun sequence.
gtggggggggaatgggtgagccgacgatggtggctgtcttgtgtgcgcaagggagaaaagtgaggagcaggcgcgccgccttccgtcgcgcgcgatacatcggatggagtggatggaatggagccaggatctaggattctgtgaatctatgattgcgcaacatgtttatttgcctagtttgacgcattatataccgtgactttttcttagatacgtagatttattagacACTTATTTATAcctatgtttaaatattttgttgcgaggcgttgtgtatacgtgcagtgaactttgtttccagtggcacttttttgccctttatcaagctgtttcttcccatttgtatattccattgtatcttcgcatttctaatctacgagtgcgagtcaaatgaaagtgagcctacccaccgcgcgcaattatggttctgttgattatctgcaaggcctgcgcgtagcacacagggacCTCTCATttaaaaagtgacacgcaggtgtgaggataaatgttctttaatgctctcatacactgggttgtacatggttgcgtgccgtaatggacgttccagaagttgagcagcgtggtgccgtgaggtttttgacagctgatggtgtttctcaaaaagaaatgagtcaccgtatggctgccgtgtacatgggacattgcatttcattggccactgtgaagcgttggaacaaacggttcaaaaaaggacctgaaagttgcaaagacgatccccgACCGgcccaaagccatcgtgcaatcacccctaacaaaattgcaaaggttgatgagctgatgagacaagaacggaggacaagcatcgatgaactggctaaGCGTGAGaatatcagtcacggtttggttcgcgccataattcatgaacatctcggttatcagctcttgtgcgcgcagtggatgcggaagattttgaactaccgccagaatacggagaagatcggcgttgcctttactcatctgatccgctatcacaataagggtggtgatttcttgtctgcaattgtgatcggagacgaaccatcatgccactactaagagtctgtaacacgacggcaaagctgacaatggaaacattcaaactcaccacccccaaagaaagcaaaggccgtcatttctgccagaaaggtgttgttgacttttatttttcgatcgtcaggagccattactcatagaatttgctaaatcttgagagactatcaattgtttccgatattgtgaaacgcgggatcggctgtgtgccccaatcaagaacaagctacgtggaaaattgacgaatgaggtcatcttgttccatgacaatgcccgtccccacgtcgctgatggggttaatacaaatctggcaaagttcaagcgggaaacgctgcaacatctgccacacagctaagacctgctgccttgcaacttccacattttggggcaaacgaaaaaacagctcaagggaaccagattcgtctcggacgatgaagtgaaagtcagttgcagaggttttgaaggagcaacccaaggagctttatgagacgggaattgcgcgactcgttagtcaatgggacaaatgtctaaatgcccatgggggctacttttaattatagtaccccgtttgtcatatattcgcattggctcactttcatttgactcgccctcgtatattctgcagaactccagctttttatacgtgctctgttgcgactataatttcggtgcaattacgatacacgtccggtgacagctgctgctgcgtaatacgctggaacaaatgacagcgtcattgagatttttcactggccgttgcatatgtacaagaatgtaaacaaggatcttgtatgacaaagtgtcattaatatatttgttctcaacttgtacatttcatggcctttacatttttcatatcagcggaatgcactgctttgctggcttcgaactgatgtagttctaaagttcgtgtgatattttctttccttattaaatagacaaaacacatgaaagcattgacatcagttatgtggggcacaatttttggcacatacgaatatattcttttatgaaaaaaatacatattttacttgtattgacagtgcttagcgttcaagaattcgtttgcagcatctttggcaatggcaatgcagttattattcatgtatttgatccctaggcaaattgtttgagaggaagctttagctcgggccctactccgacgtggcctattcagatacatgtaaaacgcagaaacgcttttctgtgataactcctgaatcgcttttaacgaaatttgtcgcatttgagagactaagctaaattctagtgtctgttggaagcggaatttcaatttagggcctgaacattgtttaaaatattttgaaaaatttgaaagttcgaaaaacatagaagcacgaagtttacaaattaatagctctgcatcaagaacagatagcgcggttctgtaaacggcatccattacaccattcaaagcggacaaattcgatatgtcaatttgtatcttacgtggattagtaatgttatgtacaagggttctgcaaaagccgtacttccataatacttaattttttgagactcatgtgtaacatatcaatattgtccgctgtagatgtactataatgtgcgattcacagaattgtgatatcaattttcattgctgatttacagagttctaaacttaatTGTCTCGTTCTGTGAAAATTTTCGGTTTTTGccactttcaataaaatattgacgacctaaatcgaaaattcgaaacaaacgttcactagaatttaagtttttcttttaaatccaacaaacctcgtcaaatttggtgaagtggttgccgagaaaaacgaattctccttctacatgtatttagacaggagcatccgacctaatgtttcctcttaagtgggaggccgagctgcaacgtgagccccccccccccccccgaacaaaatttctggctacgccactggtcttTATATCAATTTATTGTTTTCATATTCCGCCGTGGTGCCCTCCCTGTTTTGTCCAGAACTCCGCCTTAAATCTGCACTTATCACGACCATCAAATAGAAACGCAGTATTTCGACTCACTAAGGGTTCGCGTCCACAGCCACAAAAAGAATAGGGCCTAAAAGATTGAAAGCGAAATTTGTCGTCACTACTCCGAAGCACGTAAGAACGGCTAAAGATGTCGCCAAAGGCAAGCGTCCGTTTGATGCGTGCCTAAGCAGCAGAGAGTGCGTGCGTAGCTAACCGCGAAGCGTGGTAGAGCGCTTTCTCTATCCTTAGTGCGCAATGATGCGCACTAAGTCCAGAGAAAGCTTGTCTTCAAGCAGACGAGTTTAATGGGTGTGCCAGGTTCTCGCCCGCTTTCCTTGTCCGCCGGGCTACCTTGTTCGCTGCCTCGGAGCGCTAACGAGCCTTTGCTAAAGCAGCCCTaatgcgaccgcaggcgagcctCAGGCCGCACCGTACAGCGGTCAGCCTTCGCCGCTGCTGGGTGACTCGCAGCAGAGCTCAGCGATGCGCGAGCTGTCCAAAGCGCACGCCGAGCAACTGGCCCGCGCCGAGGAGTCGATCGCCGAGCTAGTGCGCCAGCTCAAGGCGCTGTCGCCCGACGACGCCCGCCGGGAGCCGCTGGCCGCCCagctgcggcagcagcagcaggcactcAGGAACACGCGCGACAAGTTCCGCGACCAGCTGCTCTGCGTGCTCAAACACGAAGCCGCCAACAATGGCACCCTCGCCGATGACAAGGTAGGC
Coding sequences within:
- the LOC126542572 gene encoding uncharacterized protein isoform X1, yielding MKSHHLVVFVGILCTTNIMCEPQAAPYSGQPSPLLGDSQQSSAMRELSKAHAEQLARAEESIAELVRQLKALSPDDARREPLAAQLRQQQQALRNTRDKFRDQLLCVLKHEAANNGTLADDKETQDAVLLQCTGAVSLTAGVNASQTQDNVTARR
- the LOC126542572 gene encoding uncharacterized protein isoform X2; translation: MRELSKAHAEQLARAEESIAELVRQLKALSPDDARREPLAAQLRQQQQALRNTRDKFRDQLLCVLKHEAANNGTLADDKETQDAVLLQCTGAVSLTAGVNASQTQDNVTARR